CTTCACGAGTTGTTTGATCTCGGCCAGTACCCAGTCTGGAACTGGGACGGAGCGGCGTCGGCGAGACTTCGGGTAGTCCTTGAGTCGGTTGCCTCGGTCGTCCCAAGTCTCAGATACTCGAATCACAGCTTTCTTGACGTCGACGCGCTTGCCTTGTAGTCCGATGGCTTCGCCCCACCGAAGTCCCGTGCCGAGTAGTAGAGCGATCAGCGCTCGGTCTCGGCTCTTTTTTGGGAATTGTTTGAGTAGGCGCTTCGCTTCCTTTTTCGTGAGGTAGCGCTCTTTTGCATTGTCGGGCGATGGGAGTTTGAGCCTGGCCGCTGCGTTGCTGGGTAGAACCTCAGCATCCACGGCAGCAGCCAAGGATGCCGACATGAGGTGCACTATCTTTTGTACGGTGGAGGGCGCGAGGCCTTCGGCAGCGAGCTCGCCTGCCCACTCGCGAATCTTATGACGGGTGATGTCAATGAGGGCTATTGAGCCCCACTTTGGAAGAAGCCTTGAATCTCGTCGTGTAGCATCCCTGCTGAGAGTGGACGGCTCCACGGATCTCGTAGGCCACCACTCTTCGCACCAATCAGACCATGATCGTAATGCCGCCTTCGGGTCGCGCCAGCCAATCGAGTGAGATCCTTCCTCTTTGACTGTCGCGGCTTTGAAGGCGGCTTTTTTTGTGTCAAAAACGCCTGCGCTGCGCTTCTCTCCGGTTGGTATCCGGTACTGTCCACGGTACTTGCCAGACGGTAGCTCTTCAGCCCAAGCCATGACGTTGCCTTTCTCGGTAAATACGGCGTTCGGGAGATTTACATCCGTGCGAGAAGTTCAGTCTTTTTCGTCTCAAATTCAAGCTCGGACAGGATTCCGGCGTCACGGAGCTCTGCGAGTTGACGTAGCTGACCTGCAAAATCGGGGGTGCTCTGACTGACGGCCGTCGACTGTGCGACCTGAGCCACGTTCACATTGACCGTCGGATGGCTTGATGCTTTCTGAGCCTGCATCGCGGTAATGATCGCTTGACGGAACTCGGCTGCCTCGTCGCGGCTCACACGGAACGCGGTTGTGTTGACTGCTGCGCCCGAGGAAGTCTGGACCTCGACGAGGTGGTAAAGCATTCCGTCTTTGCGGTTTGACACATTGGTGACGTGCTCAAGAAGGACCATATCGAAGCCGTCTTTGCCTCCCTTGATGCCGGTGGCGAGCATGGACGCGCCGGCGGTCATCGTGGCGAGAGCAACTTTGCCAGCTGATACTCCGCGCGCTCTTTCCCACTCGATGCGATCGGGCCAAAGGCGCACTTGGGCATTTTTGCCGCTGATGTGGCTGGTCACTGCGTACAGCGGTGGAATCTCGGTTGCTGTAACTTCGCTGGTTTCGTCGTCACGAACGTCTGCGGCGACATCGCCCTTCAGCTTCAGCGTGGCGTCTTTGGCATTTGTAATCGCCTGGTTGGCTGAGTCTTTGATCTTGTCGAACATTCCCATGTTTTTGACCTTTACTGTGTGGGGTGGGGGAGGTGATTGGTTTGTATTCAAGTCAGGTGTG
The DNA window shown above is from Lysinibacter cavernae and carries:
- a CDS encoding SHOCT domain-containing protein; the protein is MGMFDKIKDSANQAITNAKDATLKLKGDVAADVRDDETSEVTATEIPPLYAVTSHISGKNAQVRLWPDRIEWERARGVSAGKVALATMTAGASMLATGIKGGKDGFDMVLLEHVTNVSNRKDGMLYHLVEVQTSSGAAVNTTAFRVSRDEAAEFRQAIITAMQAQKASSHPTVNVNVAQVAQSTAVSQSTPDFAGQLRQLAELRDAGILSELEFETKKTELLARM